A single genomic interval of Geotrypetes seraphini chromosome 1, aGeoSer1.1, whole genome shotgun sequence harbors:
- the LOC117366838 gene encoding putative claudin-24, translating to MALLSKTNIQLGGLLFTLFGWILSCITTYVPLWKNLNLDLNELEIWTMGLWHVCVVQDEGAIQCKEYDSFLSLPSELRISRILMFLANGLGVLGLLTSSLGLNCLKFRERRQELKKRLLLLGGIFFWISGLTTLTPVSWIAYVTVQEFWDDTIPDIVPRWEFGEALFMGWFGGFFLIFGGTLFICTACSPDFQQPSSVHHMPTELQGPCLNLQPKYPDLNI from the coding sequence ATGGCTTTATTAAGCAAGACTAATATACAACTAGGTGGACTTTTATTCACTTTGTTTGGATGGATTTTATCTTGTATCACCACCTATGTGCCTTTGTGGAAAAACCTCAACTTGGACTTAAACGAATTGGAGATCTGGACCATGGGACTCTGGCACGTTTGTGTAGTCCAGGATGAGGGAGCAATACAATGTAAGGAGTATGATTCCTTCTTGTCTCTTCCTTCAGAGCTCAGGATATCAAGAATTTTGATGTTTTTAGCCAATGGATTGGGAGTTCTTGGCCTCTTGACCTCAAGCCTAGGTTTGAACTGTCTAAAGTTCAGAGAAAGGAGGCAGGAACTGAAGAAACGGCTGCTGCTTCTCGGAGGGATTTTCTTCTGGATATCAGGACTTACAACTTTGACCCCCGTTTCTTGGATTGCCTATGTTACTGTGCAGGAATTTTGGGACGACACGATTCCAGACATTGTCCCCAGGTGGGAGTTTGGGGAGGCACTCTTTATGGGATGGTTTGGAGGATTCTTCCTTATATTTGGTGGCACGTTGTTTATTTGCACAGCttgctccccagatttccaaCAGCCATCCTCTGTGCATCATATGCCCACAGAGTTGCAAGGTCCGTGTCTAAATCTGCAGCCAAAATACCCTGACCTAAACATCTAA